The Sorangiineae bacterium MSr11367 genome window below encodes:
- a CDS encoding LysR family transcriptional regulator, producing the protein MTDALQRLSWDDLRIIKAIGEGGGLAAAATALGVNHSTISRRLAVVEETVGVVLFDRRRRGYVPTGPGTDMIALADRIENDILHVVRRISGHAQGHKGDLRVTTSDALLLDFLTPIIADFRTRNPEIRIDMIVGNQALNLARGDSDIAFRATLLPQENLFGRKLATVAWAIYGRRIDYVGASPSRQELYQRQWVSYGKGLSGLKAYEFVNEHVPREKVTYRSDSVAGVASAIAAGMGVGFLPCMHGDLVPGLLRVSPVEPEIFDELWVLTHPDIRKSGRVYAFMSHCAEAIAKQRGFIEGKEMRNFA; encoded by the coding sequence ATGACCGATGCCCTCCAACGACTTTCATGGGACGATTTGCGCATCATCAAAGCCATTGGCGAGGGCGGCGGCCTCGCCGCGGCGGCAACGGCGCTCGGGGTAAACCACTCCACGATCTCGCGACGGCTCGCCGTGGTGGAGGAAACCGTGGGCGTGGTTCTGTTCGACCGGCGTCGCAGAGGCTACGTTCCCACGGGGCCAGGGACCGACATGATCGCCCTGGCGGATCGCATCGAGAATGACATTCTCCACGTGGTCCGGCGCATTTCGGGCCATGCGCAAGGCCACAAAGGAGACCTGCGCGTCACCACCAGCGACGCGCTGCTCTTGGATTTTCTCACGCCGATCATCGCGGATTTCCGCACCCGCAATCCCGAAATTCGGATCGACATGATCGTGGGGAATCAAGCGCTGAATCTGGCGCGCGGGGATTCGGATATCGCGTTTCGGGCGACGCTCCTTCCCCAAGAAAACCTTTTCGGGCGCAAGCTCGCCACCGTGGCCTGGGCCATCTACGGACGAAGGATCGATTACGTGGGCGCATCACCCAGTCGCCAGGAACTCTATCAACGCCAATGGGTATCGTACGGTAAGGGATTGTCCGGCCTCAAAGCGTACGAGTTCGTCAACGAGCACGTGCCGCGCGAAAAGGTCACGTACCGAAGCGATTCGGTGGCCGGGGTCGCCTCGGCGATCGCGGCCGGCATGGGCGTTGGATTTCTGCCCTGCATGCACGGCGATCTGGTCCCCGGCCTGCTACGCGTGAGCCCCGTCGAGCCGGAAATCTTCGATGAACTGTGGGTTCTGACCCATCCCGATATCCGCAAGTCCGGACGGGTTTATGCCTTCATGAGCCACTGCGCGGAGGCCATTGCCAAGCAACGTGGCTTCATCGAGGGCAAGGAAATGCGCAATTTCGCATAG
- a CDS encoding low temperature requirement protein A, with protein sequence MIPTGPREVPTPGNGDATQARVSALELFFDLVFALTITQVATVLMNTPDAGGVARAAVELSAIFWMYGGYAWMTNATPPTTWPRRCLLLLGMAGFFLCALAVPRAFDDDGIVFGMGYMLITFVHLAGFWLAPDRAPRRSVYRLAVWNITSASLVLMGGWAHGNADAWLWGGALAVQIATPLLGRAGLGFGLRAAHFAERHGLMILIVLGESLLSVGIAAQHKAVDVALVLGVLAGLALTACMWWLYFVDEDERAAHAFERASPGRKVVGAVAGYGLAHLLMIGGVVAVAAGTRLSVNDLMARTPAFSAWLVAGGVALFLLGAALFRWVLGIGSPMPRVVGAVLVLGAVLVGSRGSAAGELATAALLVAAVLAAERR encoded by the coding sequence ATGATTCCGACCGGACCCAGGGAGGTGCCCACGCCGGGCAACGGCGACGCGACGCAGGCGCGCGTTTCCGCGCTGGAACTCTTCTTCGACCTGGTGTTCGCATTGACGATTACGCAGGTCGCCACCGTGCTGATGAATACACCGGACGCAGGCGGCGTCGCGCGCGCGGCGGTCGAGCTCTCGGCGATCTTCTGGATGTACGGTGGCTACGCCTGGATGACCAATGCGACGCCACCGACCACGTGGCCACGGCGCTGCCTGCTCCTGCTGGGAATGGCAGGGTTTTTCCTGTGCGCATTGGCGGTGCCTCGCGCCTTCGACGACGACGGGATCGTCTTCGGAATGGGGTACATGCTCATCACCTTCGTGCACCTTGCTGGCTTTTGGCTCGCCCCCGATCGGGCGCCCCGGAGGTCCGTTTACCGCCTCGCGGTGTGGAACATCACCAGCGCGTCCCTCGTCCTGATGGGGGGATGGGCACATGGGAATGCCGATGCGTGGCTCTGGGGCGGAGCCCTCGCGGTGCAAATTGCAACACCGCTCTTGGGGCGCGCAGGATTGGGCTTCGGCCTCCGCGCCGCGCACTTTGCCGAGCGGCACGGGCTGATGATCCTCATCGTGCTCGGGGAGTCGCTGCTCAGCGTGGGCATTGCGGCGCAACACAAAGCCGTCGACGTTGCCCTGGTTTTGGGGGTGCTCGCGGGTTTGGCGCTGACGGCTTGCATGTGGTGGCTCTATTTCGTCGACGAGGACGAGCGCGCCGCGCACGCTTTCGAACGAGCTTCACCGGGGAGGAAAGTGGTAGGCGCCGTGGCGGGTTACGGGCTTGCCCATCTTCTGATGATCGGCGGCGTGGTTGCGGTCGCCGCTGGAACGCGCCTGTCGGTGAACGACCTGATGGCGCGAACCCCAGCGTTTTCGGCTTGGCTCGTGGCCGGCGGCGTCGCGTTGTTCCTTTTGGGGGCCGCCCTGTTTCGATGGGTATTGGGCATTGGCTCCCCCATGCCCCGCGTCGTCGGCGCCGTGCTCGTCCTCGGCGCCGTGCTCGTGGGAAGCCGGGGCTCCGCCGCGGGCGAATTGGCGACGGCCGCACTGCTCGTCGCCGCGGTGCTCGCGGCCGAACGGCGTTGA
- a CDS encoding AraC family transcriptional regulator, translated as MTGSSARAPLLEILTVPVPSGLVEPPLDDHAVLDLHLGNPVDVTCRMDGRDRRGLQIQGHFSVVPAGAAHRWTFAQPSRALLIRMTPSLLGETAEAMGLGSRGAELAALHQVRDPQIECLGWMLHSEDHDAYPGGRVFADSLATALAARLLGLRSRHGDSASKSNRVLPAWRLRKVIDYIEAHLDEDLTLAELAAIAGFSLSHFKLLFKQSMGLPVHRFVLERRAERARTLLLSGRKNMIAIAAEAGFANPSHMARCVRRIFGATPSQIADSVR; from the coding sequence ATGACCGGAAGCTCCGCGCGTGCACCGCTCCTCGAGATTCTCACGGTGCCCGTGCCCTCCGGGCTGGTCGAGCCACCGCTGGACGATCACGCCGTTCTCGATCTGCACCTGGGAAACCCGGTCGACGTGACGTGCCGCATGGACGGTCGCGACCGTCGCGGTCTTCAGATCCAGGGCCACTTCTCCGTGGTGCCCGCAGGTGCGGCCCACCGCTGGACGTTCGCGCAGCCGTCGCGTGCACTGCTCATTCGAATGACGCCGTCGCTCCTCGGGGAAACCGCGGAGGCGATGGGCCTGGGGTCACGCGGCGCGGAACTCGCGGCCTTGCACCAAGTGCGCGATCCCCAAATCGAGTGCCTGGGATGGATGCTGCATTCCGAAGATCACGACGCGTATCCGGGTGGCCGCGTGTTTGCGGACAGCTTGGCCACCGCGCTTGCGGCACGATTGCTCGGTTTGCGATCGCGCCATGGGGATTCCGCGTCCAAATCGAACCGCGTATTGCCCGCATGGCGATTGCGCAAGGTCATCGACTACATCGAGGCGCACCTCGACGAAGACCTCACGCTGGCCGAGCTTGCGGCGATAGCAGGATTCAGCCTGTCGCACTTCAAATTGCTGTTCAAGCAATCCATGGGTTTGCCGGTTCATCGCTTCGTCCTCGAGCGCCGTGCCGAACGGGCGCGCACGCTCTTGCTGAGCGGGCGAAAGAACATGATTGCCATTGCGGCGGAGGCAGGTTTTGCCAATCCGAGCCACATGGCCCGCTGCGTGCGCCGCATCTTTGGAGCCACCCCCTCGCAAATCGCCGATTCCGTGCGCTGA
- a CDS encoding DUF6454 family protein, translating to MRAIRWSSPYITRKASRAWATGSCCPAWKSWRTSTAREDSCTRQPGDRANFSPSIRTESVANASHFFDGQSCITVGAGGMICAGVAEYPIGPDKVFSMGGLSVVDTATGYVRHEVPIATLSPAGRTVTYNAVHLDVVSGKRLRMLAVPDDGEKPGESNLLVLETTLRR from the coding sequence TTGCGCGCTATCCGCTGGAGTTCCCCGTACATCACCCGCAAGGCGTCACGCGCGTGGGCGACCGGCTCGTGCTGTCCAGCGTGGAAATCTTGGAGAACCTCGACCGCGAGAGAGGACTCTTGCACGCGGCAACCTGGGGATCGCGCGAACTTCTCACCCTCGATACGGACGGAAAGCGTCGCCAATGCGAGCCACTTCTTCGATGGTCAGAGCTGCATCACCGTCGGCGCCGGCGGTATGATCTGCGCGGGCGTTGCGGAATACCCGATTGGCCCGGACAAGGTATTCAGCATGGGCGGGCTCTCGGTCGTGGACACGGCCACCGGGTACGTTCGCCACGAGGTGCCCATCGCGACGCTCTCCCCTGCAGGGCGAACGGTGACCTACAATGCCGTGCACCTCGACGTCGTTTCCGGCAAGCGCCTTCGCATGCTTGCAGTGCCCGATGACGGGGAGAAACCCGGCGAGTCGAACTTGCTCGTGCTGGAAACGACGCTGCGACGGTAG
- a CDS encoding protocatechuate 3,4-dioxygenase has product MKGDYPDPFNTGLGAACKLTCNQNVGPCYSPVTSEREDISEGQPGLPTRFAFLVIDERCRPIPDAIVDVWHASAEGIYSGEGIDRDPHGEGKKEGCVHGDARALASTWFRGLQRTNSSGRANFNSCFPGWYDRRTIHLHAIVRTGNVESNIVQLYFDDALNDQIVATQPLYNARGARNSTNATDIVGARIGPVDLPDYVFQSQQMADGSLLAWKTLVVRASGVDVCRVGGRPT; this is encoded by the coding sequence ATGAAAGGCGATTATCCGGACCCGTTCAACACCGGTCTGGGGGCAGCGTGCAAGTTGACGTGCAATCAAAATGTGGGGCCGTGCTACTCGCCCGTGACGAGCGAGCGCGAGGACATCAGCGAGGGGCAGCCCGGGCTACCGACGCGGTTTGCCTTTCTCGTGATCGATGAACGGTGCCGGCCGATCCCGGATGCCATCGTCGACGTCTGGCATGCCTCCGCGGAGGGCATCTATTCGGGAGAGGGCATCGACAGAGATCCGCACGGCGAGGGCAAAAAGGAGGGGTGCGTCCACGGCGATGCCCGTGCGCTCGCCAGCACGTGGTTCCGTGGCCTGCAGCGAACCAATTCATCGGGGCGTGCCAATTTCAATAGCTGTTTTCCCGGATGGTACGATCGTCGGACCATTCACCTTCATGCGATTGTCCGTACCGGGAACGTCGAATCGAACATCGTACAGCTCTATTTCGACGACGCGCTCAACGACCAAATCGTGGCCACGCAGCCGCTCTACAATGCCCGTGGCGCACGCAACTCCACCAACGCGACGGACATCGTGGGCGCTCGAATCGGCCCCGTGGATCTCCCCGACTACGTATTCCAGAGCCAACAGATGGCCGACGGCTCGCTGTTGGCCTGGAAAACGCTCGTGGTTCGTGCGTCGGGCGTCGATGTCTGTCGGGTCGGAGGGCGCCCCACGTAG
- a CDS encoding thioredoxin family protein: MTTSNENGRKGEQPAMRTPAIVSQQAWEEARQQLLVKEKALTRARDALAAERRRMPWMPVEKAYAFEGPAGNVSLRDLFDGRRQLIVYRAFLEPGVFGWPEHACRGCSMVADQVAHVAHLNARDTTLVFVSRAPQADIARVKARMGWDMPWFTITDSFDADFGVDEWHGTNVFYRDGDRVFRTYFINNRGDEQMGGTWNYLDITPLGRQEAWEDSPEGYPQTPTYKWWNWHDSYVANAAPDQKWVEISDAGEAAFRNQPTNTKA, translated from the coding sequence ATGACGACATCGAACGAGAATGGACGAAAAGGCGAACAGCCTGCCATGCGCACACCCGCGATCGTGTCCCAGCAGGCATGGGAGGAGGCGCGCCAGCAGCTGCTCGTGAAGGAAAAGGCCCTGACCCGCGCGCGGGATGCCCTGGCCGCCGAGCGCCGGCGAATGCCCTGGATGCCCGTGGAGAAAGCCTATGCCTTCGAGGGACCTGCGGGCAACGTTAGCCTGCGCGACCTGTTCGACGGCCGGCGCCAGCTGATCGTTTACCGCGCCTTCTTGGAACCGGGAGTTTTCGGCTGGCCCGAGCACGCCTGCCGGGGTTGCTCCATGGTGGCCGACCAGGTCGCCCATGTCGCCCATCTGAACGCGCGCGACACGACGCTCGTCTTCGTCTCGCGTGCACCGCAAGCAGACATTGCGCGGGTGAAGGCGCGGATGGGCTGGGATATGCCATGGTTCACCATCACGGACAGCTTCGACGCCGACTTCGGCGTGGACGAGTGGCACGGCACGAACGTGTTCTACCGCGACGGTGATCGCGTGTTCCGCACCTACTTCATCAACAACCGCGGCGATGAGCAGATGGGCGGCACGTGGAACTACCTCGATATCACGCCGCTCGGCCGCCAAGAGGCTTGGGAGGACTCGCCCGAAGGCTATCCTCAGACTCCGACCTACAAATGGTGGAATTGGCACGATAGCTACGTCGCAAACGCAGCGCCCGACCAGAAATGGGTCGAAATCTCGGACGCCGGAGAAGCCGCGTTCCGGAACCAGCCGACGAATACGAAGGCATGA
- a CDS encoding AAA family ATPase: MLVALGSRLCEDARLGPNAPRGMMYEGFAIEEVLSENARSSVCRARRTATPFASSSAESVVLKVLQGASVCREYRARYRHEFETLQSVRSSHVIRAHELRAEEGTTFLVLEDFGATSLDRFAARQPLSTEQTLRIALQICSALAAIHAAQIVHNDIKPANIVYCPESGEAKLIDFGASTSLVTPVSTEASQREPLRREFTLAYVSPEQTGRMNRSIDHRTDLYSLGVTLYELLTLRAPFTGSDTLEWVHAHLARRPKPPAEVDSKIPRALSDVVMKLLEKNPEDRYRSAIGVHADLERCLALGSTDRVSHFELGRDDVLHAFSMPHKLYGRGWELARLAAAFERTVNGPCELVLVSGYSGVGKTSLIREFQVSVSHRRGYFISGKFDQLRRSVPYAAITEAFHELVQQLLCEPEPCLAQWRRDILGALGEKARALFDVIPELERLLGPQPDVPELGLIETQNRFNLLFGKFLDVLCRPEHPLVLFIDDLQWIDSASLRLMAIFVPGDERRNLLVIGTYRDNEVDAAHPLKRFLEGRRAQQHVFEDIALAPLTLPDLAQLCADVLHRSAHDVEPLVELLQQKTDGNPFFVNQFLHALHADGVLIFDPHARHFTWRPEAIRERSVTENVGDLLARRLSSLSPECLHTVHLAACIGNQFDLRTLAWICDVSEEATYAQLLPALNAGFVLPTSGLETTANDVAPTLVHRQFRFLHDRVQQAAYDSEDVESRQRSHLRIGRRLLQQADGDEPMDHIFATADHLNTARELVTSDEQSTLARLNLLAGRLAKRANAYGAASSYYRVGLACIGSWEDEHDANMAMRIEYAEIEYLLGHFEVSEKMSLDLMEHARTPIERADVCRLLVWQFTLEMKFENVFRWGFAGLRALGISIPEDGNLVVFLDAEMASIERHMAGRAISELIDLPAMTEPTVIAALRLLVGMLPAAYMSNQALHAVFNAKLANLSITYGHCPESATAYSSFGMLLVYGRGDFRTGYEYGMLAWQLAKRGGHSAQICKNGVNVGAFIVPWVEHVQASMTFFDEGYRAGLDAGELQWAGYNLQFKTMLVFHSGEPLAKVKDESYEDLLFYSRTRNAVGSTFVEPILFPVLNLLGETDSDVTFAIGETDVPAWLKKNESKKTQITCLYVGLAQALYVHGKVDLALVWCRKAEELLTFVRGLITSAVHTLFYGLCLLDTGGAGDPVSAAHIEMCRAKLARWAKSSPANFRHMHAILEAAAARVAGDPWRALTLLDGASRSANKQGFRQYAALACELAGKLLIESGQHEMGLSYIAAARDGYRAWGAKRKVMQLDRIDSHEPQAMRGRDSRPSRSPAWSSSGNLDESVDLMAIAKASQAISSEVELERVFGALLEMCLASAGAETAVLVLAQDKTLSVVGRARAFGEVEIRPMPLAECPELVPAVVHYVARTGESRVLHDAASDPTFGRDETLRRRAPKSVLCVPVMRGGVLVGILYLENNQTTNAFTVSRVRVLQVLAAQAAISLDNARLYSELKENNEKLTVALQAARESARLKTKFLANTSHELRTPLNAIVNIPNGLAARLSERTEWACTACDLVLARAKDESEAPPSCPSCAAQGSFSKRSICLYRGRRDDAVGYLRVVQSNGEQLIGLVEDLLDMSRLDAERMRIDPIELDAQDAAREVVDKMRGLGEKRKVRVTLHPEGLVPRLRADYGRLQQVLINLVDNAIKFSGEGSTVVVGVQHDREGFALFTVHDEGIGIAHHEQEKIFESFYQVDGTNTRHAGGAGLGLAICREIVHLHGGEIWVESTPGRGSTFYVRLPCIEEVKRAERA; the protein is encoded by the coding sequence ATGTTGGTCGCGCTGGGCTCCAGGCTCTGTGAGGATGCACGCCTCGGGCCCAATGCTCCGCGGGGGATGATGTACGAAGGATTCGCCATCGAGGAGGTTCTCTCCGAAAATGCACGTTCGTCCGTCTGTCGCGCGCGCCGGACCGCAACGCCTTTCGCATCCTCCTCCGCCGAAAGCGTCGTTCTAAAAGTCCTCCAGGGCGCGAGCGTGTGCCGCGAATACCGCGCTCGCTACCGCCACGAGTTTGAAACGCTTCAGAGCGTCCGTTCCTCGCATGTCATACGGGCCCACGAGCTGCGTGCCGAGGAAGGGACGACGTTTCTCGTGCTCGAGGACTTCGGGGCAACGTCCCTCGACCGATTCGCGGCACGACAGCCGCTTTCCACCGAGCAGACTCTTCGAATCGCCCTGCAAATCTGCTCGGCGCTGGCCGCGATCCATGCCGCGCAGATCGTTCACAACGACATCAAGCCAGCCAACATCGTTTATTGCCCCGAATCGGGCGAGGCCAAGCTCATCGACTTTGGGGCCAGCACGTCGCTCGTCACGCCGGTGTCCACCGAGGCAAGCCAGCGGGAGCCACTGCGGCGCGAGTTCACACTGGCCTACGTTTCGCCCGAGCAGACGGGGCGCATGAATCGCTCCATCGATCATCGGACCGATTTGTATTCGCTGGGGGTCACCCTCTACGAGCTGCTCACCCTGCGCGCACCCTTCACGGGCAGCGACACGCTCGAATGGGTCCATGCCCACTTGGCGCGGCGTCCGAAGCCTCCCGCGGAGGTGGATTCGAAAATCCCGCGCGCGCTCTCCGACGTCGTCATGAAGCTGCTCGAGAAGAATCCCGAGGACCGATACCGGAGCGCCATTGGCGTCCACGCGGATCTCGAGCGCTGCCTCGCACTCGGATCGACGGATCGCGTTTCCCACTTCGAGCTGGGGCGTGACGACGTCCTCCACGCCTTTTCCATGCCGCACAAACTCTATGGGCGCGGCTGGGAGCTCGCGCGCCTGGCCGCCGCGTTCGAACGCACGGTCAACGGGCCGTGCGAGCTCGTGCTCGTTTCGGGTTATTCGGGAGTCGGAAAAACCTCGCTCATCCGCGAATTCCAGGTGTCGGTCAGCCACCGCCGCGGTTATTTCATTTCCGGCAAATTCGATCAATTGCGGCGGAGTGTTCCGTATGCGGCCATCACCGAGGCATTCCACGAACTCGTCCAGCAGCTTCTGTGCGAGCCGGAGCCGTGCCTCGCCCAATGGCGACGCGACATTCTCGGCGCGCTCGGCGAGAAGGCGCGCGCGCTCTTCGACGTCATCCCAGAGCTCGAACGCCTCCTCGGGCCGCAGCCCGACGTGCCGGAGCTCGGCCTCATCGAAACGCAGAATCGCTTCAATCTGCTCTTCGGAAAGTTCCTCGATGTTCTCTGCCGGCCCGAGCACCCGCTCGTCCTCTTCATCGACGACCTCCAGTGGATCGACTCCGCCTCCCTGCGGTTGATGGCGATCTTCGTGCCGGGCGACGAGCGTCGCAATCTTCTGGTCATCGGGACCTACCGAGACAACGAAGTCGACGCCGCCCACCCGCTCAAGCGATTTCTGGAGGGCCGGAGGGCGCAGCAACACGTCTTCGAGGACATCGCACTCGCACCACTCACCCTCCCGGACCTGGCGCAGCTCTGCGCCGATGTGCTGCATCGAAGCGCGCACGACGTTGAGCCTCTCGTCGAGCTGCTCCAGCAGAAGACGGACGGGAATCCCTTCTTCGTGAATCAATTCCTTCATGCGTTGCATGCGGACGGGGTACTCATCTTCGACCCGCATGCGCGCCACTTCACCTGGCGACCCGAGGCCATTCGCGAGCGAAGCGTGACGGAGAACGTCGGCGACCTCCTGGCCCGGCGCCTCTCGTCGCTGTCACCGGAATGCCTTCATACCGTTCATCTCGCGGCCTGCATTGGCAATCAGTTCGACCTTCGCACGCTGGCGTGGATTTGTGACGTTTCCGAGGAGGCGACGTACGCGCAGCTGTTGCCCGCACTGAATGCGGGCTTCGTTCTCCCGACCTCCGGCCTGGAGACGACGGCGAACGACGTCGCTCCAACCCTCGTCCATCGCCAATTCCGCTTCCTGCACGACCGTGTCCAACAAGCGGCCTACGACTCGGAGGACGTGGAGTCCCGGCAGCGGTCGCACCTTCGAATCGGCCGGAGGCTCCTCCAACAAGCGGACGGCGACGAGCCGATGGATCATATTTTTGCAACGGCCGACCACCTGAACACGGCGCGCGAGCTGGTCACCTCCGACGAGCAGAGCACTCTGGCGCGGCTCAATCTGTTGGCCGGACGGCTTGCGAAGCGCGCCAACGCGTATGGCGCGGCCAGTTCGTATTATCGAGTGGGCCTCGCGTGCATCGGTTCATGGGAAGATGAGCACGACGCCAATATGGCGATGCGCATCGAGTACGCGGAGATCGAATACTTGCTCGGGCATTTCGAAGTATCCGAAAAAATGAGCCTGGACCTGATGGAGCACGCACGCACGCCCATCGAGCGCGCCGACGTGTGCAGGCTTCTCGTCTGGCAGTTTACGCTCGAAATGAAATTCGAAAATGTCTTTCGCTGGGGCTTTGCCGGCTTGCGTGCGCTGGGCATCTCCATCCCCGAGGATGGGAATCTCGTCGTGTTCCTCGACGCCGAAATGGCCAGCATCGAGCGGCACATGGCGGGGAGGGCCATTTCCGAGCTCATCGATCTGCCGGCCATGACGGAACCTACGGTCATTGCGGCGTTGCGCTTGCTCGTGGGAATGCTTCCGGCGGCGTACATGTCGAACCAGGCGCTCCACGCCGTCTTCAACGCGAAGCTGGCCAACCTGTCGATCACCTATGGCCATTGCCCGGAGTCGGCGACGGCGTATTCATCGTTCGGCATGCTTCTCGTCTACGGGAGAGGCGATTTCCGCACCGGTTATGAGTACGGCATGCTCGCGTGGCAGCTCGCCAAGCGGGGTGGCCATTCGGCGCAGATATGCAAAAACGGAGTCAACGTGGGCGCGTTCATCGTGCCTTGGGTGGAGCATGTGCAGGCCAGCATGACCTTCTTCGACGAAGGCTATCGCGCGGGGCTCGACGCCGGAGAGCTGCAGTGGGCGGGCTACAACCTCCAGTTCAAAACTATGCTGGTCTTTCACTCGGGGGAGCCTCTCGCAAAAGTCAAAGACGAGAGTTACGAAGATCTCCTCTTCTATTCACGAACGCGGAACGCCGTAGGCTCCACGTTCGTCGAGCCGATCCTCTTTCCGGTTCTCAACCTGCTCGGCGAGACCGATTCGGATGTCACGTTCGCCATCGGCGAGACGGATGTGCCCGCGTGGTTGAAGAAGAATGAATCGAAGAAGACTCAAATCACCTGCCTCTACGTCGGTCTCGCACAAGCCTTGTACGTGCATGGCAAGGTGGACCTCGCCCTCGTGTGGTGCCGAAAGGCCGAGGAGCTCCTGACCTTCGTGAGGGGGCTCATCACCAGCGCGGTGCACACACTCTTTTATGGGCTTTGCCTCCTCGATACCGGCGGCGCCGGCGATCCGGTCTCCGCGGCGCACATCGAGATGTGCCGCGCGAAGCTTGCGCGTTGGGCCAAGTCGTCGCCGGCAAACTTCCGCCACATGCACGCGATCCTCGAAGCCGCTGCCGCGCGTGTGGCCGGCGATCCCTGGCGCGCGTTGACATTGCTCGATGGGGCGAGCCGATCCGCGAACAAGCAGGGGTTTCGCCAATACGCCGCACTCGCGTGCGAGCTCGCGGGCAAGCTTCTCATCGAGTCCGGTCAGCACGAGATGGGCCTCTCCTACATCGCCGCCGCGCGGGATGGGTACCGGGCTTGGGGCGCGAAGCGCAAAGTGATGCAGCTCGATCGCATCGATTCGCACGAGCCGCAGGCGATGCGAGGACGAGACAGTCGTCCCTCGCGTTCCCCGGCGTGGAGCAGCTCCGGGAATCTGGACGAGTCGGTCGATTTGATGGCCATCGCCAAGGCGTCCCAGGCGATCTCCAGCGAAGTGGAGCTCGAGCGGGTCTTCGGCGCACTCCTCGAGATGTGCCTCGCTTCCGCCGGTGCGGAGACGGCCGTCCTGGTGCTCGCCCAGGACAAGACGCTGTCCGTCGTCGGTCGCGCGCGGGCCTTCGGGGAGGTGGAAATTCGCCCAATGCCGCTCGCCGAGTGTCCGGAGCTGGTGCCCGCCGTGGTCCATTACGTGGCGCGTACGGGCGAGTCGCGCGTGCTCCATGACGCCGCCTCGGATCCGACGTTCGGGCGCGACGAGACCCTCCGGCGCCGCGCACCGAAATCGGTGCTGTGCGTCCCGGTGATGCGGGGCGGAGTGCTCGTCGGCATCCTCTATTTGGAGAACAACCAGACGACCAACGCCTTCACCGTGTCACGCGTGCGGGTCCTTCAGGTGCTCGCTGCGCAAGCGGCCATCTCGCTCGACAATGCGCGATTGTACTCCGAGCTCAAAGAGAACAACGAAAAGCTGACCGTCGCCCTCCAGGCTGCGCGTGAGAGTGCGCGGCTCAAGACGAAGTTTCTCGCCAATACGTCGCACGAGCTCCGCACACCGCTCAACGCGATCGTGAACATTCCCAATGGTCTGGCCGCCCGCCTCTCGGAGCGCACGGAGTGGGCCTGCACCGCGTGTGATCTCGTCCTCGCCCGCGCAAAGGACGAGAGCGAGGCCCCGCCGAGCTGCCCTTCGTGCGCCGCCCAGGGCTCCTTCTCGAAAAGGAGCATCTGCCTCTATCGCGGCCGGCGCGACGACGCCGTTGGCTACCTCCGCGTGGTCCAGAGCAATGGCGAGCAGCTCATCGGTCTCGTCGAAGATCTCCTCGACATGAGCCGGCTCGATGCCGAGCGGATGCGGATCGACCCCATCGAGCTCGACGCCCAGGACGCTGCCCGGGAGGTCGTCGACAAGATGCGCGGCCTCGGGGAAAAGCGAAAGGTTCGCGTGACGCTGCACCCGGAGGGCTTGGTGCCCAGGCTCCGCGCGGACTACGGGCGGCTCCAGCAAGTGCTCATCAACCTCGTGGACAATGCCATCAAATTCTCCGGCGAGGGAAGCACCGTCGTCGTGGGGGTGCAGCACGATCGCGAAGGCTTTGCGCTCTTCACCGTCCACGACGAGGGGATTGGCATTGCCCATCACGAGCAAGAGAAGATCTTCGAAAGCTTTTATCAAGTGGACGGTACCAACACGCGGCATGCCGGAGGGGCGGGGCTCGGCTTGGCCATCTGCCGAGAGATCGTCCACCTCCATGGTGGCGAGATTTGGGTCGAGAGCACGCCGGGACGCGGATCGACATTCTACGTGCGGCTACCGTGCATCGAGGAGGTGAAACGTGCAGAGCGGGCCTGA
- a CDS encoding response regulator has product MQSGPESARRPCVLYVDDDASNLAAARLLLEERYELLEAENDEQACDCLKRDGERLGVILMDIQLKRSQLDGIALVKLIRGKLDRASLPSYALDVPVLLTPVIFVTAYGQLYPREELFRAGGAEIAIKPVDFIKLSNAMTRYFVRQTFGHSV; this is encoded by the coding sequence GTGCAGAGCGGGCCTGAAAGCGCGCGGCGACCGTGCGTGCTCTACGTGGACGACGACGCCAGCAACCTGGCGGCCGCGCGATTGCTTCTGGAGGAGCGCTACGAGCTGCTCGAAGCCGAAAACGACGAGCAAGCGTGCGACTGTTTGAAGCGCGATGGTGAACGGCTCGGGGTGATCTTGATGGATATCCAGCTCAAACGCTCCCAGCTCGACGGCATCGCGCTGGTGAAGTTGATCCGCGGCAAGCTCGATCGGGCGAGCCTCCCCAGCTACGCACTCGACGTCCCCGTTCTTCTCACGCCTGTGATCTTCGTCACGGCCTACGGTCAACTCTATCCGCGCGAGGAACTGTTTCGCGCCGGAGGGGCCGAAATCGCGATCAAACCGGTCGACTTCATCAAGCTTTCGAACGCGATGACACGCTACTTCGTGCGACAGACGTTCGGTCACAGTGTGTAG